A genome region from Arachis duranensis cultivar V14167 chromosome 8, aradu.V14167.gnm2.J7QH, whole genome shotgun sequence includes the following:
- the LOC107460804 gene encoding oxysterol-binding protein-related protein 1C, whose product MHPFCCVSAVSDQSSPVKPTPAAHFADFTMPPLPSAAVRSDSAPRHSHSHNHGRGSQQQQQREQPPPPVVVDVKINDLVGNGISGILYKWVNYGKGWRPRWFVLQDGVLSYYKIHGPDKIVVNPETEKGSKVIGEESMRRISRNRNSQSQHHRRKPFGEIHLKVSTIRESKSDDKRFSVFTGTKRMHLRAETREDRTAWMEALQAVKDMFPRISNSELMAPVDNVSVSTEKLRQRLLEERVSEAAIQDSEQIMRTEFAALQNQLKLLKQKQSMLIDTLRHLETEKVDLENTVVDESQRQWNDQETSSTLRQEKSSGKGHRRHRWELAGTPSSLLQPPRVPTERDFLSSSSFKSNGSDYRVSSFSSDDDGFYAFESEDDVDPAIRSVGSNYPHIKRRKKLPDPVEKEKGVSLWSMIKDNIGKDLTKVCLPVYFNEPLSSLQKCFEEMEYSHLLDQAYEWGRRGNSLMRILCVAAFAVSGYASTDGRVCKPFNPLLGETYEANFPDKGLRFFSEKVSHHPMIVACHCEGTGWKFWGDSNLKSKFWGRSIQLDPVGTLTLEFEDGEVFQWSKVTTSIYNLILGKLYCDHYGTMRIQGNQEYSCKLKFKEQSIIDRNPHQVHGIVQDRNGKTVSTLFGKWDESMHYVNGDYSAKGKAHESLSEARLLWKRSKPPKFPTRYNFTRFAITLNELTPGLKEKLPPTDSRLRPDQRYLENGEYEMANSEKLRLEQRQRQARKMQERGWKPRWFAKDKATGTYRYLGGYWESREEGTWDSCPDIFGQIPSDHLSDEGQTAS is encoded by the exons ATGCATCCTTTTTGCTGCGTATCCGCTGTCTCCGACCAGTCTTCTCCGGTAAAACCTACGCCCGCGGCTCACTTCGCGGACTTCACCATGCCTCCTCTCCCCTCCGCTGCCGTCAGATCCGATTCAGCCCCACGCCACAGTCATAGCCACA ACCACGGGCGGGGGAGCCAGCAACAACAGCAGCGGGAGCAACCGCCGCCGCCGGTGGTGGTTGATGTGAAGATCAACGACCTCGTCGGAAATGGAATCTCGGGAATACTGTACAAGTGGGTGAATTATGGCAAAGGATGGAGGCCACGGTGGTTCGTGCTCCAAGACGGCGTTCTCTCCTATTATAAGATTCACGGTCCTGATAAGATCGTCGTGAATCCCGAGACCGAGAAGGGCTCCAAGGTCATCGGCGAGGAATCCATGCGCAGGATCTCTCGCAACCGCAATTCCCAATCCCAACACCACCGTCGAAAGCCCTTCGGTGAAATCCACCTCAAG GTTTCGACGATTCGAGAGAGCAAATCCGATGATAAGAGGTTTTCGGTGTTCACGGGAACGAAGAGGATGCACCTGAGGGCAGAGACGAGAGAGGATCGGACGGCGTGGATGGAGGCGCTGCAAGCGGTGAAGGACATGTTCCCAAGGATCTCGAACAGCGAGCTGATGGCGCCGGTGGACAATGTGAGCGTCTCGACGGAGAAGCTGAGGCAGAGGCTTCTAGAAGAACGGGTGAGTGAGGCTGCCATTCAGGATAGCGAGCAGATCATGAGGACAGAGTTTGCGGCGCTGCAGAACCAGCTTAAGCTCCTCAAGCAGAAGCAGTCAATGCTCATTGACACATTGCGCCACTTAGAG ACAGAAAAGGTCGATCTGGAAAATACAGTTGTTGATGAGAGCCAAAGACAGTGGAATGATCAAGAGACTTCCTCCACATTAAGGCAGGAAAAATCTAGTGGTAA AGGGCATCGTCGCCACCGCTGGGAGCTCGCCGGGACCCCATCGTCGTTGTTGCAACCGCCTAGAGTACCCACTGAACGCGATTTTCTATCGTCCAGTTCTTTCAAAAGTAATGGGTCTGATTATAGAGTATCATCTTTCTCTTCTGATGATGATGGGTTCTATGCATTCGAATCGGAGGATGATGTAGATCCAGCCATTAGATCTGTTGGAAGCAATTACCCTCATATTAAGCGGCGTAAGAAATTGCCTGATCCTGTAGAGAAAGAGAAAGGTGTGAGTCTCTGGTCAATGATTAAGGATAATATAGGGAAGGATCTAACTAAAGTTTGCCTCCCTGTTTATTTTAATGAGCCACTCTCCTCCCTGCAAAAATGTTTTGAAGAAATGGAATATTCACATCTGCTGGACCAAGCATATGAATGGGGAAGAAGG GGTAATAGCCTCATGAGGATTCTCTGTGTTGCTGCTTTTGCTGTATCTGGTTATGCTTCAACTGATGGAAGAGTTTGCAAACCATTTAATCCATTACTCGGGGAAACATATGAAGCTAATTTTCCAGACAAAGGCCTTCGATTTTTCTCAGAAAAG GTCAGTCATCACCCAATGATAGTTGCGTGTCACTGTGAGGGTACAGGTTGGAAATTTTGGGGGGATAGCAACTTAAAGAGCAAATTTTGGGGCAGATCAATTCAGCTTGACCCTGTCGGTACTTTGACCTTGGAATTTGAGGATGGGGAGGTTTTCCAGTGGAGCAAG GTTACTACATCAATATACAATCTTATATTAGGAAAGCTGTACTGTGATCACTATGGAACAATGCGTATACAGGGAAACCAAGAGTATTCATGTAAGCTGAAATTCAAGGAACAGTCTATAATTGATCGAAATCCTCACCAG GTCCATGGTATCGTTCAAGATAGGAATGGGAAAACAGTATCTACTTTGTTTGGAAAATGGGATGAAAGCATGCATTATGTTAACGGAGACTACAGTGCAAAGGGAAAAGCTCACGAATCCTTATCAGAAGCCCGACTACTCTGGAAGAGAAGCAAGCCTCCCAAATTTCCCACTAGATATAACTTCACTCGTTTTGCCATCACATTAAATGAACTTACCCCTGGGTTGAAG GAAAAGTTGCCACCGACTGATTCCAGGTTAAGACCAGACCAAAGGTATCTGGAAAACGGGGAATATGAGATGGCAAATTCAGAAAAGTTACGGCTAGAGCAGAGGCAGCGACAG GCTCGGAAGATGCAAGAGAGGGGTTGGAAACCGCGGTGGTTTGCCAAGGATAAAGCAACCGGCACATACCGATACCTAGGAGGATATTGGGAGTCCCGAGAAGAAGGCACCTGGGACTCCTGTCCTGACATCTTTGGCCAAATTCCTTCAGACCATCTTTCCGACGAAGGTCAAACTGCATCTTAG
- the LOC107460813 gene encoding phosphatidylinositol 4-phosphate 5-kinase 1, protein MKSDAEKDLLKPSPPATAVVSTGRSRRVTPTSLVTEPDSAVERLLPNGDLYTGNFSGNAPSGSGKYLWSDGCMYEGEWKRGKASGKGKFSWPSGATYEGEFKSGRMEGFGTFTGSDGDTYRGSWSSDKKHGYGQKRYANGDFYEGSWKRNVQDGQGRYVWRNGNEYVGEWRNGVISGRGTLTWRNGNRYEGQWENGVPKGQGVFTWPDGSCYVGCWSRDLMMHQHQLNGTFYPGRSSNGKGPVWGDNFTITMRKRSSVDGGAGAGAGAGKICIWEQDGDAGDITCDIIDNVSMLYHDGTGSDREDGDNVKLNQIQNQNQKQKKQFHTEPRCFSKEVKRPGQTISKGHKNYDLMLNLQLGIRYSVGKEASISRVLKQSDFDPKEKFWTRFPPEGSKTTPPHQSMEFRWKDYCPMVFRQLRKLFQVDPADYMLAICGNDALRELSSPGKSGSYFYLTQDDRFMIKTVKKSEVKVLLRMLRSYYQHVSQYENSLVTKFYGVHCVKPIGGQKTRFIVMGNLFCSEYPIHRRFDLKGSSHGRTTDKSEEEIDETTTLKDLDLNFVFRIQRNWFRDLMKQIERDCEFLEAEGIMDYSLLVGLHFRDDNTYDKMGLSPFVLRSGKEDSYQSEKFMRGYRFLEAELQDRDRVKSGRKPLIRLGANMPARAERMARRSDFDQYTTVGISHLTPYRNGETSDVVLYFGIIDILQDYDISKKLEHAYKSFQVDSSSISAVDPKLYSKRFRDFVSRIFIEDR, encoded by the exons ATGAAATCCGACGCAGAAAAAGACCTTCTCAAGCCATCACCGCCGGCAACCGCGGTCGTCTCTACCGGCCGCAGCCGCAGGGTGACACCAACAAGTCTCGTCACCGAACCAGATTCCGCCGTCGAACGCCTCTTACCGAACGGCGATTTGTACACCGGAAACTTCTCCGGGAACGCTCCGAGCGGATCCGGCAAGTACCTCTGGTCCGACGGATGCATGTACGAAGGAGAATGGAAGCGCGGCAAAGCCTCCGGCAAAGGCAAATTCTCGTGGCCTTCCGGCGCAACCTACGAGGGCGAGTTCAAATCTGGTCGAATGGAAGGGTTCGGAACCTTCACCGGATCCGACGGGGACACCTACCGCGGGTCATGGAGCTCCGACAAGAAGCACGGGTACGGCCAGAAACGCTACGCGAACGGCGATTTCTATGAAGGTTCTTGGAAGCGCAACGTTCAAGACGGGCAAGGTAGGTACGTGTGGAGGAACGGGAACGAGTACGTTGGAGAATGGAGAAACGGCGTTATCTCAGGGAGAGGGACGCTGACGTGGCGTAACGGAAACCGTTACGAAGGTCAGTGGGAGAACGGTGTTCCGAAGGGGCAAGGTGTTTTCACGTGGCCGGATGGGAGCTGCTACGTTGGGTGCTGGAGTAGGGACCTTATGATGCACCAGCACCAGCTTAACGGTACTTTCTACCCTGGCAGGAGTAGTAATGGGAAGGGTCCCGTTTGGGGGGATAACTTCACCATAACCATGAGGAAGAGGTCCTCCGTCGACGGTGGTGCCGGTGCCGGCGCCGGTGCCGGGAAGATTTGTATCTGGGAACAGGATGGTGATGCCGGTGATATCACGTGTGATATTATTGATAATGTGTCGATGTTGTATCATGATGGAACTGGTTCGGATCGTGAAGATGGTGATAATGTGAAGCTGAATCAGattcagaatcagaatcagaagcAGAAGAAGCAGTTTCATACGGAGCCTCGTTGTTTCTCCAAGGAGGTGAAGAGGCCCGGTCAGACTATTTCAAAGGGGCATAAAAACTATGATTTAATGCTTAATCTGCAATTGGGAATAAG GTACTCTGTTGGGAAGGAAGCTTCGATATCCAGAGTGCTGAAACAAAGTGATTTTGATCCCAAGGAGAAGTTCTGGACGAGGTTTCCTCCGGAAGGATCGAAGACTACACCGCCGCATCAGTCCATGGAGTTCCGGTGGAAGGATTATTGCCCCATGGTTTTTAG GCAATTGAGGAAGCTATTTCAGGTGGATCCTGCCGACTACATGTTGGCCATATGTGGGAATGATGCTCTTAGGGAGCTTTCGTCACCAGGGAAAAGCGGAAGCTACTTCTACTTGACCCAAGATGACAGATTCATGATCAAGACAGTCAAGAAATCCGAAGTCAAG GTGCTTCTTCGGATGCTTCGAAGTTATTACCAACATGTTTCTCAGTATGAGAATTCACTTGTGACGAAATTCTATGGGGTACACTGTGTAAAACCGATCGGAGGCCAAAAG ACCCGATTCATTGTGATGGGCAACCTTTTCTGCTCAGAGTATCCAATCCATAGACGATTTGACTTGAAAGGATCCTCACATGGCCGTACAACTGATAAATCCGAAGAGGAGATAGATGAAACTACCACCCTCAAGGACTTGGATCTCAATTTTGTCTTTCGTATACAAAGAAATTGGTTCCGGGATCTCATGAA ACAAATTGAGCGGGATTGCGAGTTCTTGGAAGCTGAGGGGATTATGGATTACAGTCTTTTGGTTGGCCTTCATTTCCGTGATGATAATACATATGACAAAATGGGACTATCACCGTTTGTATTACGCTCTG GTAAAGAAGATTCCTATCAGAGTGAAAAGTTCATGCGTGGTTATCGATTCCTCGAGGCTGAGTTACAAGACAGGGATAGAGTTAAATCTGGACG GAAACCATTGATTAGGTTGGGTGCCAATATGCCTGCAAGAGCAGAGCGCATGGCCCGGCGGAGTGATTTCGATCAATATACAACCGTCGGAATCAGCCATTTGACCCCTTATCGCAATGGAGAGACTAGCGATGTTGTTCTATATTTTGGGATTATTGACATCTTGCAAGATTATGATATCAGCAAGAAGCTGGAGCATGCGTACAAGTCTTTTCAGGTCGACTCTTCTTCAATCTCAGCTGTTGATCCAAAGCTCTACTCCAAGAGATTTCGCGATTTCGTAAGCAGAATATTCATAGAAGACAGGTAG